One Amaranthus tricolor cultivar Red isolate AtriRed21 chromosome 1, ASM2621246v1, whole genome shotgun sequence DNA window includes the following coding sequences:
- the LOC130817935 gene encoding heat shock factor-binding protein-like gives MDGHDGDDAKQSPADMTVFVQNLLQQMQTRFQAMSESIITKVDEMGSRIAELEQGINELKAEMGEGSPSPSPNITPRVNSDASKAEDDAADDSK, from the exons GACGGGCATGATGGCGATGATGCTAAGCAAAGCCCAGCTGACATGACAGTCTTT GTGCAAAATTTGCTTCAGCAAATG CAAACCAGGTTCCAGGCTATGTCTGAGTCGATAATCACAAAGG TTGACGAAATGGGCAGTCGAATTGCGGAACTAGAGCAGGGCATTAATGAACTGAAAGCCGAAATGGGAGAAGGTTCGCCTTCTCCTTCCCCTAACATCACTCCCAGAGTAAATTCAGATGCGAGTAAGGCTGAGGACGATGCTGCAGACGATTCTAAGTGA
- the LOC130810579 gene encoding uncharacterized protein LOC130810579, with product MASNNDDELQGAWYFGSNAYDSQSSSNYEEEPQEIDAQQIEQQDQRKSRLTNELRHLILHEMLSLKVSDSLPHGTFVRIANKYGYTPRSIRNLWKRAIETKEENKPYVVDSKYKNCGRKRVQVPPNVLESKPMGERTCIRDVATCLDLAPTTVWRLIRRGEIKAHSNPLDPSLTDANKARRVEWILSLIQEDTIHHHPMYKGMYDFIHIDEKWFYLTKKTQRVYLAHKEKIPYRAAKSSKFIPKAMFLGAVARPRWNQYGQCTFDGKIGNFPFVSRVAAQRNSINRPKGSIEIKPTESVTQEVYRSMLIEQLIPAILRKCPSDGPSIISSNKIMQGSIQSLMHKKMPKNMNELIKAVEDAFEELHPKTLTNVWISLQHHLNEILKVKGSNDYVQPHLGKKVQEDNGRLRIQVRVPSQLVRECVRFLNPSTNQQGTQTENEDAAQHNQQILEAYDEAVEESQR from the exons ATGGCTTCAAATAATGACGATGAGCTACAGGGGGCTTGGTATTTTGGATCAAATGCATACGATTCACAGTCTAGCTCCAATTATGAGGAGGAACCACAAGAAATTGAtgcacaacaaatagaacagcAAGATCAACGTAAATCAAGGCTTACAAACGAGTTGAGGCATCTCATTTTACATGAAATGTTGTCACTTAAAGTAAGTGACTCACTCCCACATGGTACATTCGTACGAATAGCAAACAAATACGGTTACACACCAAGATCAATTCGAAACTTATGGAAACGTGCAATTGAAACCAAAGAAGAAAACAAGCCTTATGTTGTCGATTCAAAGTACAAGAATTGTGGAAGAAAAAGAGTTCAAGTGCCACCAAACGTACTTGAATCAAAACCAATGGGTGAACGTACATGCATAAGAGATGTTGCAACATGTTTAGACTTGGCACCAACAACGGTTTGGCGATTGATACGAAGGGGGGAGATTAAGGCACATTCAAATCCATTAGACCCTTCTTTAACGGATGCAAACAAGGCAAGAAGGGTTGAGTGGATTTTAAGTCTCATTCAAGAAGatacaattcatcatcatccaatgtATAAAGGTATGTATGACTTCATACATATTGatgaaaaatggttttacttaacCAAGAAGACACAAAGAGTTTATCTAGCACACAAAGAAAAAATTCCATATAGGGCGGCAAAGTcatcaaaattcattccaaaagCCATGTTTTTAGGGGCGGTTGCAAGGCCTAGATGGAATCAATATGGCCAATGCACATTTGATGGGAAAATCGGAAATTTCCCTTTCGTAAGTAGAGTTgcagcacaaagaaattcaattAACCGTCCAAAGGGGTCTATAGAAATTAAACCAACTGAGTCGGTTACTCAGGAAGTTTATAGGAGCATGCTCATAGAACAATTAATTCCAGCAATTCTTAGAAAATGCCCAAGTGATGGTCCATCGATAATTTCATccaacaagataatgcaagg gaGCATACAATCACTTATGCATAAGAAAATGCCAAAGAACATGAATGAGTTAATAAAAGCAGTGGAAGATGCATTCGAAGAGTTACATCCAAAGACTTTAACCAATGTTTGGATTTCATTACAACACCACTTAAATGAAATCCTAAAGGTTAAAGGGTCTAATGACTATGTTCAGCCACACCTAGGGAAGAAAGTTCAAGAAGACAATGGAAGGTTACGAATACAAGTGCGAGTACCATCACAATTGGTTAGGGAATGTGTACGTTTCCTTAACCCAAGCACAAATCAGCAAGGCACACAAACAGAAAATGAAGATGCTGCACAACATAATCAACAAatacttgaagcatatgatgaagCAGTGGAAGAATCTCAAAGATGA
- the LOC130817942 gene encoding rapid alkalinization factor-like has product MMAFKFPFLLSNFKFIIILIIALMLLISTVDSSIGGYDLDQWMVSSDSSMINCQDDEIIGECFEDEFQVDSESYRRMLASRRYISYGALRRNYVPCSRRGASYYNCRPGASANPYHRGCSRIARCRRS; this is encoded by the coding sequence atgatgGCATTTAAATTCccatttttattatcaaatttcaaattcataatcatcttaattattGCCTTGATGTTATTAATCTCAACCGTTGATTCATCTATAGGAGGATATGATCTTGACCAATGGATGGTTTCATCagattcctcaatgatcaactGCCAAGATGATGAGATTATTGGTGAATGTTTTGAAGATGAATTTCAAGTTGACTCGGAGTCATACAGGCGTATGTTAGCTTCAAGAAGGTATATAAGCTATGGTGCACTTAGGAGGAACTATGTTCCTTGCTCTCGACGTGGCGCTTCCTATTATAATTGTCGCCCTGGCGCTTCCGCCAACCCCTATCATCGTGGTTGTAGTCGCATTGCCCGTTGCAGGCGCTCATGA